In Antennarius striatus isolate MH-2024 chromosome 8, ASM4005453v1, whole genome shotgun sequence, a single window of DNA contains:
- the ifngr1 gene encoding interferon gamma receptor 1, with amino-acid sequence MLPVDVWFLVFVLISGVSSVSVLPPTKVNVSCANVHVTVSWEYGNHQPQTSFSIDVRGVVGQSVWRTTDHHFDLTPFIWTSENYYMDNFYVTVRAIQGENQSEPVKSKTFTFNHVKTTDIICKLDFPPVALKTMESGATVNFKNPFHYYKELQPALKPGTASLRFSVSTDGGDEDFGCALNEENCKHDITYPSECITLSGMLLDRIGVGQVLFRKTGRVCIPESTEVHILVPVILLSTVITLVIVAAVVICKVKTSIKKPQSPPTCLLPNPRKQGLRCDTLIDIDISAVQLVVSSKNHADSSVTEKNPTKRFWDSRAELYTGRQQAEFNNEKLEDLGLMAKGHWTDDNDDSVKPDSDCINLDKEEIQMSPYDCPHVPNTDMGDGEMIIAYGGR; translated from the exons ATGCTACCTGTGGACGTTTGGTTTCTTGTCTTTGTCCTAATCAGTGGAGTTTCTTCTGTAAGTG TTCTGCCTCCAACCAAAGTGAATGTGAGCTGTGCAAATGTTCACGTCACAGTCAGCTGGGAATATGGCAACCATCAACCACAAACCAGCTTCAGCATAGATGTCAGAGGGGTTGTTGG GCAATCTGTGTGGAGAACCACAGACCACCACTTTGATCTGACACCCTTCATCTGGACGTCTGAAAACTACTATATGGACAACTTTTATGTTACTGTAAGAGCCATACAGGGAGaaaaccagtctgaaccagtcaAATCGAAAACATTCACCTTTAACCATGTCAAGACAACTGACATCATCT GCAAATTAGATTTCCCTCCCGTTGCTCTGAAGACTATGGAGTCTGGAGCTactgtgaattttaaaaatccctTCCACTACTACAAAGAACTGCAGCCAGCTTTGAAGCCCGGCACTGCCAGCTTGAGATTCAGTGTCTCTACGGATGGT gGAGATGAAGATTTTGGTTGCGCATTAAATGAAGAAAACTGTAAACACGATATTACATATCCTTCAGAGTGCATCACGCTCAGTGGAATGTTGTTGGATAGGATCGGTGTTGGCCAAGTGCTGTTCAGAAAAACTGGCCGAGTCTGTATTCCTGAATCAACTG aggTTCATATCCTAGTGCCTGTTATATTGTTGTCCACTGTCATCACCCTTGTAATTGTGGCAGCAGTTGTCATCTGTAAAGTGAAGACGTCTATAAAGAAACCTCAGTCTCCACCAACATGTCTG CTACCAAACCCCAGGAAACAGGGATTGAGGTGTGACACTCTGATTGACATTGATATCTCTGCTGTTCAACTGGTCGTCAGTTCCAAAAACCATGCAGACAGCTCAGTGACGGAGAAAAACCCTACTAAAAGATTCTGGGACAGTAGGGCGGAATTATACACAGGAAGACAACAGGCAGAGTTCAACAATGAGAAGCTGGAGGATTTGGGGTTGATGGCCAAGGGACACTGGACAGATGATAATGATGACTCTGTGAAACCAGACTCTGATTGTATAAATCTGGACAAAGAGGAAATACAAATGTCGCCCTATGACTGCCCACACGTTCCGAATACGGACATGGGAGATGGAGAAATGATCATCGCTTACGGTGGGAGGTAA